GGGGAAGGTTGGGGACTCCGTGGTGAGGTTGTGGGGAAGGCTGGGGACTCTGTGGTGAGGTGGTGGGGAAGGTTGGAGACTGGTGAGGTTGTGGGGAAGGCTGGGGACTCTGTGGTGAGGTGGTGGGGAAGGCTGGGGACTCTGTGGTACTCTGATGGGGAAGGCTGGGGGGGGGACTGTGGTGAGATGGTGGGGAAGGTTGGGGACTCTGTGGTCAGGTTGTGGGGAAGGCTGGGGACTCTGTGGTGAGGTTGTGGGGAAGGTTGGGGACTCCGTGGTGAGGTTGTGGGGAaggctggtgaggctgtggggaAGGCTGGGGACTCCGTGGTGAGGTTGTGGGGAAGGCTGGGGACTCCGTGGTGAGGTTGTGGGGAAGGTTGGGGACTCCGTGGTGAGGTTGTGGGGAAGGCTGGGGACTCTGTGGTGAGTTGTGGGGAAGGTTGGGGACTCTGGTGACGTTGTGGGGAAGGTTGGGGACTCTGTGGTGAGGTTGTGGGGAAGGTTGGGGACTCTGGTGACATTGTGGGGAAGGTTGGGGACTCTGTGGTACTCTGATGGGGAAGGTTGGGTACACCATGGTGAAGAAGAATGGGGATGCTGTGGTGAAGTTTCTGGACTCACCCTTGAACTACACATGCATAGATCTGGACCTAAACTACATCCCAGCAGCTTTGAGAACTCAGTGTCATTGTGGACAGTCGACCTCTCAAGTCCCAGTCTTGTCTCTGAGTGTTGCACATGAAGGACAGATCTAAAGAGCAAAAGGAAGGTTCTGAAGTGGAATTAAATTGAACTGCAGTCCACCAAAAACAAGTCAGACCTCGCACCCTGAATCTAACCACCTGAAGTGCTTGGTAGCAGGAAAAGCAACACTGTTGATAGGACCACGGAAGACTCACATCTCACTGCATAATGTTCAGAATGTCCAAGATAAAAACCAAAGTTATGTATGAAGAGTCAGAGTTTCTCAGCTCTCAATGGAAATGACAGTCAATAGGAACCAGCTCAGGCCGACAGTCACTGTTGTAACTGTGCTCTGACGGAAAAGAGAAACGTTCTTGGAATGCGTGGGAAGACCGAACATCTCCGCAGAGAAATAgaggtttaggccgggcgcggtggctcaagcctgtaatcccagcactttgggaggccgagacgggcggatcacaaggtcaggagatccagaccatcctggctaacctggtgaaaccccgtctctactaaaaaatacaaaaaactagccgggcgaggtggcggcgcctgtagtcccagctactccggaggctgaggcaggagaatggcgtgaacccgggaggcggagcttgcagtgagctgagatccggccactgcactccagcctgggtgacagagcgagactccgtctcaaaaaaaaaaaaaaaaaaaaaaaaaaaaaaaaaaaaaaaagagagagagagaaatagaggtttaaagaaaaccaaatacataattttaaattgaaaaatatagtaatctaaataatgtattatatgGCACAACTGTAGAATGCAGATGAGAGGAaatagtgaacttgaagacaaacCAATAAAAAATGTCCATTCTGAACAGGAAGCAAttgaaaaacagtaacaaaaacatgAAGAGAGTCAGGGGCAAATTCCAAAAGGTCTAATATTCTGTCATCTGAGcctggaagagaagagagagagtgtGGCACAGAGGAAAATAACTGAAGAAATAAGGGCTGAAAACACTCAAAATTTGGTGAAAGACAAACATAGATGTAAGAAGTTCAGTGAATCCCAAACGTATCACATCACAATCAAACTGGTAAGAatcaaagtcaaataaaaaaatgtcaaaagcagTCAGAGGAAAAGGATCCAAATTACTCTGGTTTCTCACCAGAAACGAGGGAGGTCAGAAGGAAGTGCTCATTTTTCAGATGCTGCGAGAAAAGAACGTTTGACCCAGAATTCTctattcagcaaaaaaaaaaaaaaaaaaaaaaaatcctttaggAATCAAGGCAAAATAAAGACCTTCTCAAATGAAAGGAAGCGAAGCGAAGTCGTGGCAGCCGTGCTCCTCGACAG
This is a stretch of genomic DNA from Macaca nemestrina isolate mMacNem1 chromosome 19, mMacNem.hap1, whole genome shotgun sequence. It encodes these proteins:
- the LOC139360117 gene encoding uncharacterized protein; amino-acid sequence: MFKSVVTDPSAAPEARGRAWAGSTAWTERSGHSRPPPRGLHPAHKPAWAPALKWPGWHSRPARESLGTAVARSVLHVQHSETRLGLERSTVHNDTEFSKLLGCSLGPDLCMCSSRVSPETSPQHPHSSSPWCTQPSPSEYHRVPNLPHNVTRVPNLPHNLTTESPTFPTTSPESPTFPTTHHRVPSLPHNLTTESPTFPTTSPRSPQPSPQPHHGVPSLPHSLTSLPHNLTTESPTFPTTSPQSPQPSPQPDHRVPNLPHHLTTVPPPAFPIRVPQSPQPSPPPHHRVPSLPHNLTSLQPSPPPHHRVPSLPHNLTTESPTFPTISPQSPPPALPTTSPRNGGGQGKFAFAALTDNVPPHRAATQVNCEQLSDYLQ